A part of Dehalogenimonas sp. W genomic DNA contains:
- a CDS encoding ABC transporter substrate-binding protein, whose amino-acid sequence MKHRWRTRAGLVLASILALAMFLPACSGDTDPTTAPPTTTAADPDANIKNPESFIMATIGYPDSLDPAYGYDTASGESVQLVYDTLLTFKGASTTEFLPALATEWTISADGKTYRFHIRTGVKFHNGNDLTPSDVEYSFERGMVQDYGAGPQWMFFEPLLGGYSSRDIEPRIPLQQITDAVQVDGEWVQFNLIAPYAPFLQILAGPWGGIVDKEWCVQNGDWDGSEASYAALNDPDAGASPLQAIMNGTGPFKLERWDPGVEISFVRYDAYWQGPANFERVIIKTVDEWSTRKLMLQNGDVDYAYVPATNFAEMEGATGLTIIKNLPTVTVDSFFFQMSISPQSTMVGSGKLDGAGIPLDFFTDINVRKGFSHAFDFGTYLQDALSGQGVQAASPVINGLSYYNPNLTTKYNYDLVKAREYLQAAWGGQVWEKGFTLTLAYNSGNLPRKLACEILQAGLFAINPLFKVNIQVMQWPTLLRGMYTGLLPAFQIGWLPDFTDAHNFVVPFMHSQGTFSGWQNYNNPEADALIAEGISSIDPQVRQQIYDQLAQIYYDDAPGILLAQPLGQRYFKDWIQGFVYNPALPSQMCNIYLLSKTYK is encoded by the coding sequence ATGAAACACAGGTGGCGAACCAGGGCGGGTTTGGTGCTCGCAAGTATTTTAGCACTGGCGATGTTTTTACCAGCATGCAGTGGGGATACTGATCCTACCACGGCGCCTCCAACCACAACTGCTGCCGACCCGGACGCAAACATTAAAAACCCTGAATCATTTATCATGGCCACAATTGGTTATCCTGATTCACTCGACCCGGCTTACGGCTATGACACGGCAAGCGGGGAATCAGTTCAATTGGTTTACGACACACTTCTTACTTTCAAAGGAGCGAGTACAACAGAGTTTTTGCCTGCTTTAGCAACCGAATGGACAATATCTGCAGACGGAAAAACCTATAGATTTCATATCCGCACTGGAGTTAAATTTCACAATGGAAATGACTTGACTCCTTCAGATGTTGAATATAGCTTTGAACGCGGCATGGTACAAGACTACGGCGCTGGTCCACAGTGGATGTTCTTTGAACCGCTGCTAGGTGGTTACAGTTCAAGAGATATTGAGCCCAGAATTCCGTTACAACAGATCACAGATGCGGTTCAAGTTGATGGGGAATGGGTTCAGTTCAATCTGATTGCTCCCTATGCGCCTTTTCTGCAGATTCTGGCAGGCCCTTGGGGTGGCATAGTTGATAAAGAATGGTGTGTACAAAATGGGGATTGGGATGGTTCTGAGGCTTCATACGCAGCTTTAAACGATCCCGATGCTGGAGCATCTCCACTACAGGCAATAATGAATGGCACCGGACCGTTTAAACTTGAGCGTTGGGATCCTGGTGTTGAAATTTCTTTTGTTAGATATGATGCCTATTGGCAGGGACCGGCAAACTTCGAAAGAGTCATCATTAAGACGGTTGACGAATGGTCAACAAGAAAATTGATGCTTCAAAATGGCGATGTTGATTATGCCTACGTACCGGCAACAAATTTTGCTGAAATGGAAGGCGCTACAGGTCTCACCATTATCAAAAATCTTCCAACTGTAACCGTTGACTCATTTTTCTTCCAGATGAGTATCAGTCCCCAGAGCACAATGGTTGGCTCCGGCAAACTCGATGGGGCAGGTATTCCGCTGGATTTCTTTACTGACATAAATGTCAGGAAAGGCTTTTCTCACGCCTTTGATTTCGGGACGTATCTACAAGATGCTCTATCCGGACAAGGTGTACAAGCTGCTTCTCCTGTAATCAACGGTTTGTCATACTACAACCCCAATTTGACCACAAAATATAACTATGATTTGGTTAAGGCTAGGGAGTACCTCCAGGCCGCGTGGGGTGGTCAAGTCTGGGAGAAAGGTTTTACTCTTACCCTTGCCTACAATTCCGGTAATCTTCCGCGCAAACTGGCGTGTGAGATTTTACAAGCCGGGCTCTTTGCAATCAATCCCTTGTTCAAAGTCAATATTCAAGTCATGCAATGGCCGACTCTACTCCGTGGAATGTACACAGGTCTACTACCAGCTTTCCAAATTGGATGGTTACCTGATTTTACTGACGCACATAATTTTGTCGTTCCATTCATGCATAGTCAGGGAACCTTTTCCGGTTGGCAAAACTACAACAACCCTGAAGCCGATGCACTTATTGCTGAGGGTATTAGCTCCATAGATCCCCAGGTGCGGCAACAAATATATGATCAACTCGCTCAAATATATTACGATGACGCTCCGGGAATTTTACTGGCCCAACCCCTGGGTCAGAGATACTTCAAAGATTGGATTCAAGGCTTTGTCTATAATCCAGCTTTACCGAGCCAAATGTGTAACATTTACCTGTTAAGTAAAACATACAAATAG
- a CDS encoding ABC transporter permease: MEFRSYLVRRLAMLVPVLFGVTVLIFLLLQLFSPIERAALYVKNPAQFQHIDEIIAQYGLDAPIWNQYITWMNEIFHGNFGWSRVVSLPVTEAIGKFLPATVELALFATPLIIIGGIFFGSKAAANKDKFFDHATRFGAIIGWSLPTFWLGLVLLMVFYGYFNGLLPPERLSTEMSIVVNSSEFVRYTGINFLDGIMNGNWQVFWDSIRHMILPVITLTVVNIAFIMRLMRSSMLEALGKGYITTARAKGLTENIVVNVHARRNALIPVLTISGFLFASIVNGVVITETIFNYKGLGWWAWQSAVQIDIPSILAFALFNGVLFVVTNTVVDLLYARIDPRIRVGGKAS; the protein is encoded by the coding sequence TTGGAATTCAGATCTTATTTAGTCCGCCGTTTGGCGATGCTTGTACCAGTGCTTTTTGGTGTCACCGTTTTAATATTTTTACTCCTTCAATTATTTTCACCTATTGAAAGAGCAGCCTTATATGTAAAAAATCCTGCCCAATTCCAACACATTGATGAAATTATCGCGCAGTACGGGCTTGATGCCCCAATTTGGAATCAATATATTACGTGGATGAATGAGATATTTCATGGTAATTTCGGTTGGTCCAGGGTTGTTTCGTTGCCGGTTACCGAGGCGATCGGCAAATTTTTGCCGGCAACTGTTGAGTTGGCATTGTTTGCGACTCCTTTGATTATTATCGGTGGGATATTTTTTGGATCCAAAGCTGCTGCCAATAAAGACAAATTTTTTGATCATGCCACACGTTTTGGTGCTATTATCGGTTGGTCTTTGCCTACTTTTTGGCTTGGGCTCGTTCTTCTAATGGTTTTCTACGGATATTTCAATGGTTTGCTGCCTCCTGAAAGATTAAGTACAGAAATGAGCATCGTTGTAAATTCTTCGGAATTTGTTCGGTACACAGGCATAAACTTTTTAGATGGGATAATGAACGGTAATTGGCAGGTTTTCTGGGATAGTATCAGGCACATGATACTGCCTGTAATCACTCTGACAGTGGTAAATATTGCTTTTATAATGAGATTAATGCGATCCAGTATGTTGGAAGCTCTTGGCAAAGGTTATATCACTACCGCTCGGGCCAAGGGATTGACTGAAAACATTGTCGTCAACGTTCATGCAAGGCGTAACGCATTAATACCTGTGCTTACTATCTCGGGTTTTCTTTTTGCTTCAATTGTCAATGGCGTAGTTATTACAGAAACGATATTTAACTACAAAGGCCTAGGTTGGTGGGCCTGGCAATCTGCGGTCCAAATAGATATTCCTTCAATTTTGGCGTTCGCCCTTTTTAACGGGGTGCTTTTTGTTGTTACCAATACCGTTGTTGATCTCCTTTATGCGCGAATAGATCCAAGAATCAGGGTTGGTGGTAAGGCATCATGA
- a CDS encoding ABC transporter permease, which translates to MTSLKSLFGRLKKNPLSIIGIVIIVSFIFVAALAPIIAPPPEGHVNSYMIPRDGFSAVPKPPSDDHIFGTTQGQYDVFYGVIWGTRTAFQIGLIVIGAIVVIGLFLGSVAGYFGGIIDDIIMRITDVFLAFPSLILAMAITIALGPSIPSVMLALILVSWPSYARMIRGEILAIREEDYVTAARGAGSSDLRIITRHILPNSIYPVLVMASLEIGAVVLSAAALSFLGLGPQEGYADWGQMISFARNWITGTANNPFAYWHAITIPGIFIFLFVLGWNLLGDAFRDILDPRLSKGR; encoded by the coding sequence ATGACTAGTCTAAAGTCGTTATTTGGGAGATTAAAAAAGAATCCTCTGTCTATTATCGGGATAGTCATAATTGTCTCTTTTATATTTGTTGCGGCACTCGCTCCTATAATTGCGCCTCCGCCGGAAGGTCATGTCAATTCATATATGATTCCAAGAGATGGTTTCTCAGCGGTACCTAAACCCCCGAGTGATGACCATATTTTTGGTACCACACAAGGCCAATATGACGTTTTTTATGGTGTGATATGGGGGACTAGAACCGCTTTTCAGATTGGCCTTATTGTAATCGGAGCAATTGTAGTAATTGGGCTATTTCTTGGAAGTGTTGCGGGTTATTTTGGTGGTATTATTGACGATATTATAATGCGTATTACAGACGTCTTTTTGGCTTTTCCTTCACTTATTTTAGCGATGGCAATTACCATCGCCTTAGGTCCGAGCATTCCGAGCGTGATGTTAGCTCTAATTTTAGTTTCTTGGCCGAGCTACGCTCGCATGATTAGAGGGGAGATATTGGCGATACGCGAAGAAGATTATGTGACGGCTGCCCGGGGGGCAGGCAGTTCTGATCTGCGAATTATTACTCGGCATATATTACCTAATTCTATTTATCCTGTCCTGGTGATGGCTTCCCTTGAAATAGGTGCAGTTGTTCTTTCCGCGGCAGCATTGAGTTTTCTTGGACTGGGACCTCAGGAAGGATATGCCGATTGGGGGCAGATGATTAGTTTCGCCAGGAATTGGATTACGGGAACTGCTAATAATCCATTTGCCTATTGGCATGCGATAACAATACCGGGTATTTTTATATTTTTGTTTGTACTAGGATGGAACCTTCTTGGTGACGCTTTCCGTGACATTTTAGATCCTAGATTGAGTAAGGGCAGATGA
- a CDS encoding ABC transporter ATP-binding protein, whose protein sequence is MNELLKIENLIVRFHTDEGVVQALNGITFDIGRRETVGLVGETGCGKTMTAFSILRLIPPPGKIEGGSIIFDRGDGKPEDILKIGEKEMRKLRGNRISMVFQEPSAALNPVFTIGDQIAEVVLVHGRQETGLQALESVKAALLKTGFSASVFKPFRTVQRYLYGQISRNPKALLPRFIGRIPLIRGIMWRLKAEALKKAVAMLKEVEIPDAARVAQAHPHQLSGGMKQRSVIAMALAHSPQLLLADEPTTALDVTIQSQILVLLNKLKNDFNASILYITHDLGVASEICDRIGVMYAGTLVEIATTEEIFLHPAHPYTRALMVAVPRPGVEPKSISGSVPDPIEPPSGCRFHPRCDRATAECREISPVMREVSPGHLVACYNIGDDLGNVG, encoded by the coding sequence ATGAACGAGCTTTTAAAAATAGAAAACCTTATCGTCCGTTTTCATACTGATGAAGGCGTCGTCCAAGCCTTGAACGGAATTACGTTTGATATCGGTCGCCGAGAAACCGTCGGGCTGGTCGGTGAAACAGGCTGTGGGAAAACTATGACTGCCTTCTCCATCCTTCGGCTCATTCCGCCACCCGGAAAGATTGAAGGAGGTTCGATTATTTTCGACCGAGGGGATGGAAAGCCCGAGGATATCCTGAAGATCGGCGAAAAGGAGATGCGCAAACTTCGGGGCAATCGCATTTCAATGGTTTTTCAAGAGCCAAGCGCTGCATTGAATCCTGTATTCACTATCGGTGACCAAATAGCCGAAGTAGTGTTGGTCCATGGGCGTCAGGAAACAGGTTTGCAGGCACTTGAATCCGTGAAGGCAGCTCTCCTTAAAACGGGATTTTCGGCGAGCGTATTCAAGCCATTCAGAACGGTTCAGCGCTATTTATATGGCCAGATAAGCCGTAATCCCAAAGCACTTCTCCCCCGCTTCATCGGTCGTATCCCGCTGATTCGCGGAATTATGTGGCGACTTAAGGCGGAGGCATTAAAAAAGGCCGTAGCCATGTTGAAAGAGGTTGAAATTCCGGATGCCGCCCGGGTAGCTCAGGCACATCCTCACCAGCTTTCAGGCGGCATGAAACAACGTTCGGTCATCGCTATGGCATTGGCCCATTCTCCCCAACTTTTGCTTGCAGACGAGCCAACGACGGCGTTGGATGTGACCATCCAATCTCAGATTTTGGTCTTGCTCAACAAACTCAAGAACGACTTCAATGCCTCCATACTCTATATCACTCACGATCTGGGAGTAGCATCGGAAATATGTGACCGGATAGGTGTCATGTATGCCGGTACTCTTGTGGAAATAGCTACGACTGAAGAAATATTTCTGCACCCGGCGCACCCTTATACCAGAGCTTTGATGGTTGCGGTCCCTCGGCCGGGAGTTGAACCTAAATCAATCAGCGGCAGCGTCCCGGATCCTATCGAACCTCCTTCGGGCTGCCGATTCCACCCGCGTTGTGACCGTGCAACAGCCGAATGCCGGGAAATATCGCCTGTCATGCGTGAAGTGAGCCCTGGTCACCTGGTAGCTTGTTACAATATAGGAGACGATCTTGGAAACGTTGGTTGA
- a CDS encoding oligopeptide/dipeptide ABC transporter ATP-binding protein, producing MVETRHLKTHFPILKGLLRRPAGAVKAVDGIDLKLIKGQWLGLVGESGCGKTTLGKTLVRLYTPTSGHIYFNVPEVEKDEIESLETSGNNAGRLQTLREKDDASLFSGKTLKAMRRHVQLVHQDPYNSLDPRMKVKDIIGEPLVVHNLMNSAARKERVVELIEQVGMSTKHLQRYPHQFSGGQRQRIAIARSLATKPGFLVFDEPTSALDVSVQAQILNLLKTLKAEENLTYLYVTHDLRVAESVCDSIAVMYLGKIAEIGNADELFHAPRHPYSQALVQSTPIPDPTRKRGRIILPGEVPSPANPPSGCVFHPRCPKAFEPCPNIVPVLADCGDGHEVACLLYKTSWPEIG from the coding sequence TTGGTTGAAACCCGTCATCTGAAAACCCATTTTCCTATTTTGAAAGGGCTTCTCCGTCGTCCTGCCGGTGCGGTAAAAGCTGTTGACGGCATTGACCTTAAACTGATAAAAGGGCAATGGCTTGGTCTGGTTGGAGAATCTGGTTGCGGGAAAACTACACTTGGTAAAACACTGGTGCGCCTGTATACTCCTACCTCGGGCCATATATATTTTAACGTGCCGGAAGTTGAAAAAGATGAGATTGAATCCTTGGAAACATCCGGCAATAACGCCGGCAGACTGCAAACACTAAGAGAAAAAGACGATGCCTCGTTATTTTCTGGAAAAACCCTCAAAGCCATGCGGAGACATGTTCAATTGGTGCATCAGGATCCATATAATTCTCTAGATCCTCGGATGAAGGTCAAGGATATCATTGGTGAACCACTGGTAGTCCATAATTTGATGAATTCTGCCGCGCGAAAAGAACGGGTAGTCGAACTCATTGAACAGGTCGGAATGAGTACTAAACATTTACAAAGATACCCTCATCAGTTTAGCGGCGGGCAACGCCAGCGTATCGCCATAGCCAGGTCATTGGCTACAAAACCCGGATTTTTGGTTTTCGATGAGCCTACCTCAGCCTTGGACGTTTCCGTCCAGGCTCAGATTTTGAATCTTCTTAAAACATTGAAAGCTGAAGAAAACCTGACCTATCTTTACGTTACCCATGATCTCAGAGTGGCTGAAAGTGTCTGTGACTCTATCGCTGTAATGTATCTTGGAAAAATAGCTGAGATCGGCAACGCCGATGAATTGTTCCACGCTCCACGTCATCCATATTCACAAGCCTTGGTACAATCTACTCCAATACCTGATCCGACCCGAAAACGTGGGCGGATAATTTTACCAGGAGAAGTGCCAAGCCCTGCTAATCCACCATCTGGATGCGTCTTTCATCCGCGCTGTCCGAAGGCATTTGAACCGTGCCCTAACATTGTACCGGTCCTTGCAGACTGTGGTGACGGGCACGAAGTTGCCTGTTTGCTGTATAAGACCTCATGGCCCGAAATCGGCTAA
- a CDS encoding DMT family transporter, with protein sequence MKPGLYLLIGAVSVSFAAIFIRLADAPPLIIAAYRIGIASLIILPFTWKKVVYAVRTISKNTFGLLVLAGVFLSAHFYWWITSLEYTTVASSVVLVTANPIFIGLASYLLWKEKLGRRSILGIMVAIAGVVVINFDKVSFSSEAFYGNMLALVAGLMAGGYLLIARVLRDKINAIAYLSLVYAISAVILVISAIVSGLEFTGYSTQTFLMFILLAIIPQILGHSSFNLAARLMSVTLVSIAILGEPVGATILGILILGEQPAIQEIIGGVVILLGIYLVLNRKTEPQALVDN encoded by the coding sequence TTGAAACCTGGTCTGTATTTGTTAATTGGAGCGGTTTCCGTTTCCTTTGCCGCCATATTTATCAGACTCGCCGATGCTCCGCCTTTAATCATTGCTGCTTATAGGATCGGTATTGCCTCACTAATCATATTGCCTTTTACATGGAAAAAGGTAGTCTATGCAGTCAGAACTATTTCCAAAAATACTTTTGGCTTGTTAGTACTAGCTGGAGTATTTTTATCAGCGCACTTTTATTGGTGGATCACTTCTTTGGAGTACACCACTGTTGCCAGTTCCGTGGTATTGGTTACCGCTAACCCGATATTTATCGGCCTGGCTTCCTATTTGCTTTGGAAAGAAAAACTGGGTCGCCGGTCAATATTAGGTATCATGGTTGCAATCGCCGGGGTCGTGGTGATCAACTTTGATAAGGTCTCTTTTAGTTCCGAGGCTTTTTACGGCAATATGTTGGCTTTGGTTGCTGGACTTATGGCTGGTGGATACCTTTTGATTGCAAGGGTATTACGTGACAAAATCAATGCTATCGCGTATTTGAGCTTGGTTTATGCCATTTCAGCGGTCATTCTGGTGATTTCAGCAATCGTAAGTGGTTTGGAATTCACCGGCTATTCCACCCAAACATTCCTTATGTTTATTTTGCTTGCCATCATACCTCAAATATTAGGTCATTCCAGTTTCAATCTGGCTGCCAGGCTTATGTCGGTAACCTTGGTATCAATTGCAATTCTGGGTGAACCGGTGGGCGCGACTATTTTAGGTATATTGATTCTCGGTGAACAGCCTGCGATACAGGAAATTATCGGCGGGGTCGTGATTTTGCTGGGTATATATCTAGTATTAAACAGAAAAACAGAACCGCAGGCGCTGGTGGATAACTGA
- a CDS encoding carotenoid biosynthesis protein encodes MNYRGYILWGLSIGLLVTGVIHISRIINSETHPSLVDFSQGSPTGSLLFGLAVLLLFLHSLWTIGFHRGLALIVVGFVLGLLLEILGVNYGAIFGHYAYHPAINPRVMDVPLLVPVIWAGFIYGSFSIMSSFYIWLNRKAPGDMYPGIRSKLIFAGLGALLVLAIDVVMEPLQVKARNWTWLGSGQYFDIPAQNFLGWFLLVFFVLMIFLFLQEHLPRIKRRNHEMHLLLIPVLAYGLLGLTLALWALLSNIPVLAVIAVLTMLPIVIVNLKLFARWRALSPAATGTAATAAAAAETAEAGTM; translated from the coding sequence ATGAATTACAGAGGCTATATTCTTTGGGGACTGTCAATTGGTCTGCTGGTTACCGGCGTCATCCATATTTCCCGGATTATTAACAGCGAAACACATCCTTCTCTGGTTGATTTCAGCCAAGGCTCCCCGACTGGAAGTCTCCTTTTCGGGCTGGCTGTTTTACTCCTGTTTTTGCATTCTCTTTGGACTATCGGGTTCCACAGGGGATTAGCTTTGATAGTCGTAGGATTTGTGTTAGGTTTGCTTTTGGAGATCTTAGGAGTAAACTACGGCGCAATTTTTGGTCATTATGCTTACCATCCGGCTATAAATCCACGCGTAATGGATGTGCCCTTGCTGGTGCCGGTCATCTGGGCGGGTTTCATTTATGGCTCATTCAGTATCATGTCTTCATTTTATATCTGGCTAAACCGGAAGGCACCTGGAGATATGTATCCTGGCATCAGGTCCAAATTGATCTTTGCCGGACTGGGCGCTTTGTTGGTACTGGCGATCGATGTTGTTATGGAACCACTACAGGTCAAAGCCCGGAATTGGACATGGCTGGGCAGTGGTCAGTATTTTGATATTCCCGCGCAAAATTTCCTGGGCTGGTTTTTGTTAGTCTTTTTCGTACTTATGATATTTTTGTTTTTACAGGAGCATCTGCCGCGTATAAAAAGGCGTAACCATGAGATGCACCTGTTGCTGATTCCCGTGCTGGCATACGGTCTTTTGGGCCTGACACTGGCACTTTGGGCGCTTTTATCCAATATTCCGGTGCTGGCGGTTATTGCGGTATTAACAATGTTACCGATAGTAATTGTTAATTTGAAACTGTTTGCCAGATGGAGGGCGTTATCACCAGCCGCGACTGGCACCGCCGCCACCGCTGCTGCCGCCGCTGAAACCGCCGAAGCCGGAACTATGTGA
- a CDS encoding TPM domain-containing protein yields MRRLVLTSLTVAALLLGGTVAVWAQPFPPPQGFVSDFAGVIDADTRSALENRLTILSQETGAEIAVVTIASLEGDTIENYAVRLFEAWGIGQADADNGVLFITAVADHKVRIEVGYGLEPIITDGRAGRILDDYVLPSFRVDDYAAGIADGVAALEELIRAGTPPSLIEENPIRDIFGEIESVIFGIGFITMYLLAFMARTRSIWLGGIWGAIAGVVIGLATGNIWALVGLTIGLAVSGLFLDALLSRNYQTRSSNGLPTSWSSSGGGFRSSSSHSSGFGGFSGGSSGGGGASRGW; encoded by the coding sequence ATGCGCCGTCTCGTTTTAACTTCCCTGACCGTCGCGGCACTGCTGCTTGGTGGCACCGTTGCTGTTTGGGCGCAGCCTTTCCCGCCACCGCAGGGCTTTGTCTCGGATTTTGCCGGTGTTATTGATGCCGACACCCGTTCCGCCCTAGAGAACCGTCTCACCATCCTGTCCCAGGAGACCGGGGCTGAGATTGCCGTGGTGACCATTGCCTCTTTAGAGGGCGACACCATAGAAAATTACGCCGTCAGACTTTTTGAGGCCTGGGGTATCGGCCAGGCGGATGCTGATAACGGCGTTCTCTTCATCACCGCCGTAGCAGATCACAAGGTACGTATTGAGGTCGGTTACGGCCTGGAGCCAATCATCACCGACGGCCGCGCCGGGCGTATCCTTGATGATTACGTCTTGCCGTCTTTCCGTGTTGATGATTACGCTGCCGGCATCGCCGATGGTGTTGCCGCACTGGAAGAACTTATCCGTGCCGGTACACCACCGTCCCTCATTGAGGAAAACCCCATCCGGGACATTTTTGGGGAGATTGAATCGGTGATCTTCGGCATCGGTTTTATCACCATGTATCTTTTAGCCTTCATGGCCCGCACCAGGAGCATTTGGTTAGGCGGTATCTGGGGCGCCATCGCCGGGGTGGTCATCGGGCTGGCTACCGGTAATATCTGGGCTTTGGTCGGCCTGACCATCGGTCTGGCGGTATCCGGTTTATTCCTTGATGCCCTCTTGTCCCGCAACTATCAGACCCGTTCCTCCAACGGTCTTCCCACCAGTTGGTCGTCTTCCGGCGGCGGTTTCCGCAGCAGTTCGTCACATAGTTCCGGCTTCGGCGGTTTCAGCGGCGGCAGCAGCGGTGGCGGCGGTGCCAGTCGCGGCTGGTGA
- a CDS encoding LemA family protein, producing the protein MKKLLIGIGIAVALLLVIALPLINTYNSLVTRSQSVDAQWAQVETQYQRRFDLIPNLVESVKGIMAQEQAVFIAIADARTRYAGADTATDQAAAANDVESALARLLVVMENYPELRSIETVTTLMDELAGTENRIAVERGRYNTEVRDYNTAIKRFPTVLIAGMFGFDPRDYFESFPGTDQPPVVDFS; encoded by the coding sequence ATGAAGAAACTCCTTATCGGAATCGGCATCGCCGTTGCTCTGCTGCTGGTTATCGCTCTGCCTCTTATCAACACCTATAACTCCCTGGTCACCCGCAGCCAGTCGGTTGATGCTCAGTGGGCGCAGGTGGAGACGCAGTACCAGCGCCGTTTTGACCTCATCCCCAATCTGGTTGAATCGGTTAAGGGTATTATGGCTCAGGAGCAGGCGGTCTTTATCGCCATCGCCGACGCCCGCACCCGTTACGCCGGCGCCGACACCGCCACAGATCAGGCCGCCGCCGCCAATGACGTTGAAAGCGCCCTGGCACGCTTACTGGTCGTCATGGAGAATTACCCGGAACTCCGCAGCATTGAAACAGTTACTACGCTGATGGATGAACTGGCGGGCACAGAAAACCGTATCGCTGTGGAGCGCGGCCGCTACAACACCGAAGTCCGTGACTATAATACTGCGATAAAACGCTTCCCCACCGTTCTGATCGCCGGCATGTTCGGTTTTGATCCACGGGATTATTTTGAGAGTTTCCCCGGCACTGACCAGCCGCCCGTGGTGGATTTCAGCTAA
- a CDS encoding PAC2 family protein: MAFKLEKEPELNAPDLVVGWPGIGNVGLLAVETLWRQLEAEYLGEIEPEPYFYPSGLTVKNGVLEKLSFPASKFYYKRLENRDVIFFTGEEQPAESGSTYASGVKAYRMANEVLDVAQQFGCRRVFTSGAAVSPIHHKATPGVWAVSSDSALLAEINAARSGKLVSDLQGRQTQANVSGLNGLLVGVASRRGLPAACLMGEVPDYLARAPVAYPAAAKSVLQVLSGLLGFRLNYTELDEMRVQMNEMVEQFFEQFPAEIKEKLAQRRQEVAESESGEPITEDDKKWLEDHIEDLFKPGGDGDDRAA; this comes from the coding sequence ATGGCATTTAAACTTGAAAAAGAACCTGAACTTAACGCCCCTGACCTGGTGGTCGGGTGGCCGGGTATCGGCAACGTGGGGCTGCTGGCGGTAGAGACGCTGTGGCGGCAGCTGGAGGCGGAATACCTGGGGGAGATAGAGCCGGAGCCGTATTTTTACCCCAGCGGTTTAACGGTAAAAAACGGGGTGCTGGAGAAGCTGTCTTTCCCGGCCAGCAAGTTCTATTACAAGCGGCTGGAGAACCGGGATGTTATCTTTTTTACCGGCGAGGAACAGCCGGCCGAGAGCGGCTCCACTTATGCCTCCGGGGTGAAGGCCTACCGCATGGCCAATGAGGTGCTGGACGTGGCTCAGCAGTTCGGCTGCCGGCGGGTGTTTACCTCCGGTGCGGCGGTCAGCCCCATTCACCACAAAGCAACGCCGGGGGTGTGGGCGGTGTCTTCCGACAGCGCCTTGCTGGCGGAGATCAACGCGGCCCGGAGCGGCAAGCTGGTCAGCGACTTGCAGGGGCGGCAGACCCAGGCCAATGTTTCCGGCCTGAACGGTTTACTGGTGGGGGTGGCCTCACGCCGGGGTTTGCCGGCGGCCTGCCTGATGGGTGAAGTGCCGGATTATCTGGCCCGGGCGCCGGTGGCCTATCCGGCGGCGGCCAAGTCCGTCCTGCAGGTACTGAGCGGGCTGCTGGGCTTCCGGCTGAATTACACTGAGCTTGATGAGATGCGGGTACAGATGAATGAAATGGTGGAGCAGTTTTTTGAGCAGTTCCCGGCCGAGATAAAAGAAAAACTGGCGCAGCGACGGCAGGAAGTGGCCGAATCTGAAAGCGGGGAACCCATTACCGAAGATGACAAGAAGTGGCTGGAGGATCATATAGAAGACTTGTTTAAGCCCGGAGGGGATGGCGATGACCGGGCAGCTTAA